In Streptomyces violaceusniger Tu 4113, one DNA window encodes the following:
- the bcp gene encoding thioredoxin-dependent thiol peroxidase gives MSERLQPGDTAPAFTLPDADGKEVSLADHAGRKVIVYFYPAALTPGCTKQACDFTDNLAFLAGHGYDVIGISPDKPEKLAKFRDQEDLKVTLLADPAKETLDAYGAFGEKKLYGKTVIGVIRSTVIVDEQGKVERALYNVKATGHVAKIIKDLGL, from the coding sequence ATGAGCGAGCGACTGCAGCCCGGCGACACCGCCCCCGCCTTCACCCTCCCCGACGCGGACGGCAAGGAGGTCTCGCTCGCCGACCACGCCGGCCGTAAGGTGATCGTCTACTTCTACCCCGCCGCCCTCACCCCCGGCTGCACCAAGCAGGCGTGCGACTTCACCGACAACCTCGCCTTCCTGGCCGGCCACGGCTACGACGTCATCGGCATCTCCCCCGACAAGCCCGAGAAGCTGGCCAAGTTCCGCGACCAGGAGGACCTGAAGGTCACGCTCCTCGCCGACCCCGCCAAGGAGACCCTCGATGCGTACGGCGCCTTCGGCGAGAAGAAGCTCTACGGCAAGACGGTCATCGGCGTGATCCGCTCCACCGTCATCGTCGACGAGCAGGGCAAGGTCGAGCGCGCCCTGTACAACGTGAAGGCCACCGGCCACGTAGCCAAGATCATCAAAGACCTGGGGCTGTGA
- the rdgB gene encoding RdgB/HAM1 family non-canonical purine NTP pyrophosphatase, whose protein sequence is MQQHTEGHRPHPRRLVLATRNAYKITELRSILGEAGLDAELVGADAYPEVPDVKETGVTFAENALLKAHALARATGHPAIADDSGLCVDVLGGAPGIFSARWSGRHGDDRANLDLLLAQLSDVPDEHRGAHFACAAALALPDGTERVVSGRLTGTLRHEPVGGGGFGYDPILQPHGETRTCAELDPEEKNAISHRGKAFRAIAPIVRELLG, encoded by the coding sequence ATGCAGCAACACACTGAGGGACACCGCCCGCACCCCCGCCGTCTGGTCCTCGCGACCCGCAACGCCTACAAGATCACCGAACTGCGCTCGATCCTGGGCGAGGCCGGCCTGGATGCCGAACTCGTCGGCGCCGACGCCTATCCGGAGGTCCCGGACGTCAAGGAGACCGGCGTGACCTTCGCGGAGAACGCCCTCCTCAAGGCCCACGCCCTGGCCCGGGCCACCGGCCACCCCGCCATCGCCGACGACTCCGGCCTCTGCGTGGACGTCCTCGGCGGCGCGCCCGGCATCTTCTCGGCCCGCTGGTCGGGCCGGCACGGCGACGACCGCGCCAATCTCGACCTGCTGCTCGCCCAGCTCTCCGACGTCCCCGACGAACACCGTGGCGCCCACTTCGCCTGCGCCGCCGCCCTCGCCCTCCCCGACGGCACCGAGCGCGTCGTCTCCGGCCGGCTCACCGGCACGCTCCGTCATGAGCCCGTGGGCGGCGGGGGGTTCGGCTACGACCCCATCCTCCAGCCCCACGGCGAGACCCGCACCTGTGCCGAACTGGACCCCGAGGAGAAGAACGCCATCAGCCACCGCGGCAAGGCGTTCCGCGCCATCGCCCCGATCGTCCGCGAACTCCTGGGGTGA
- the rph gene encoding ribonuclease PH encodes MSRIDGRTPDQLRPVTIERGWSKHAEGSVLVSFGDTRVLCTASVTEGVPRWRKGSGEGWVTAEYAMLPRSTNTRGDRESVRGKIGGRTHEISRLIGRSLRAVIDYKALGENTIVLDCDVLQADGGTRTAAITGAYVALADAIGWARGKKLIKATRQPLTGTVSAVSVGIVGGIPLLDLCYEEDVRAETDMNVVCTGDGRFVEVQGTAEGEPFAREELNGLLDLAVAGCETLAGIQRAALALEM; translated from the coding sequence ATGTCTCGTATCGACGGCCGCACCCCCGACCAGCTCCGACCCGTGACCATCGAGCGCGGATGGAGCAAGCATGCCGAGGGCTCGGTCCTCGTCTCCTTCGGCGATACGCGGGTCCTGTGCACCGCGAGCGTCACCGAGGGCGTGCCGCGCTGGCGCAAGGGCAGCGGCGAGGGCTGGGTCACCGCGGAGTACGCGATGCTGCCGCGCTCCACCAACACCCGGGGCGACCGCGAGTCCGTCCGCGGCAAGATCGGCGGCCGGACCCATGAGATCTCCCGTCTCATCGGCCGCTCGCTGCGCGCGGTGATCGACTACAAGGCGCTCGGCGAGAACACCATCGTCCTGGACTGCGATGTCCTCCAGGCCGACGGCGGCACCCGCACCGCCGCCATCACCGGCGCCTATGTGGCCCTGGCCGACGCCATCGGCTGGGCCCGGGGCAAGAAGCTCATCAAGGCCACCCGGCAGCCGCTGACCGGCACCGTCTCCGCCGTCAGCGTCGGCATCGTCGGCGGAATCCCCCTGCTCGACCTCTGCTACGAGGAGGACGTGCGCGCCGAGACCGACATGAACGTGGTCTGTACCGGTGACGGACGCTTCGTCGAGGTGCAGGGCACGGCGGAGGGCGAGCCCTTCGCCCGCGAGGAGCTGAACGGGCTGCTGGACCTCGCCGTGGCGGGCTGCGAGACCCTGGCCGGAATCCAGCGCGCGGCGCTCGCCCTGGAGATGTGA
- a CDS encoding PTS glucose/sucrose transporter subunit IIB encodes MPQRGHHADSRTTGANMATKADKIVEGLGGIDNIVEIEGCITRLRTEVKDAALVDEALLKAAGAHGVVKMGTAIQVVIGADADPVAAEIEDLM; translated from the coding sequence TTGCCGCAGCGCGGACACCACGCGGACAGCAGGACGACAGGAGCGAACATGGCCACCAAGGCTGACAAGATCGTCGAGGGGCTCGGCGGCATCGACAACATCGTCGAGATCGAGGGCTGCATCACCCGCCTGCGCACCGAGGTCAAGGACGCCGCCCTGGTCGACGAGGCCCTCCTGAAGGCCGCCGGTGCCCATGGCGTGGTGAAGATGGGCACCGCGATCCAGGTGGTCATCGGTGCCGACGCGGACCCCGTCGCCGCCGAGATCGAAGACCTGATGTGA